CTTGCGCGTGAATGGGTCTTGCACTGCTTGAAGGGGGTCTCATCATGAAGCTTGATGTGGTGCTTTACTTTGATAGTGTGGCCAAAATTGAGATCGTTATGAGCAAACACCTCAGGCATTGAGTTCAGTTGATTTGTGATTTGTTCTCTCCattcagcagacagaggagaacCTTCAAATATGAAGCTTAAGCTGGAGGTTTCAGCTGGCTATTTCGGTTTGTCTGTAGACTCGGAGGTAGAAACAGTGTGTTTCTTTACCCACTGGATGGCATGCACCTCTGCCAACACAGTCTTTGCTGGAATGACGATGTCATGGCACGTTTCGTTTCTCAGAACAACAGGTAACTTGCAGTTTTGGTTTGTAGGAACCTGGACACCATAATCCTGGACACCATAATCCCTCCTGGCAAGGAGGACATCGGAGGCTCGATGAGGGCCCATTTCTCAGAGTGGAACCCATGGACCCTGACTGACCCCTGGAAGACAACAGTCTGATTTGCAGGAACCACCTCTGCATTCCACCCTGAAGTCTCACCAATCCTAGGTTATTGTTGACTACTTTTTCACCTTTGAGCTCAAGGATTTTTAACACTGCTCGGTAGCCATGTAATAACGGCTGGTGATTGTCGCATTTCAGCTGAGAATAATCAGAGTAGAGAATGTCAAGGGTGTTGGTGCCAATCAGCACCTGTTCTTAAGCACAGAGATTAGGTATGACCAATGCTAAGGTTTGGACTTCAATGTCAGTCCCTACAAATGATTTTGGGAAAGTTATGGTGAGCTCTACATAGCCCAGGCAAGGAACTTCCTGCCCATTAGCACCCTCTTCTTCCAGTAGACTGTTCAATGGGTTGATTGCTTGGCTTGATAGATGCTTCTCATAGAATGGCAGGGGGACCGTGCTAACTTGTGAACCTGTGTCCAAGAGACAGTTTGTTTCCTTTCCAGCAATAGTAACTTGTGCTGTGCTCTTGGTACCAACTAACCCTTTGGGAATTTTGACTGTGTGCTCATTGGCGCGGACGCGTTTGAGTGAGGCTCTTCTGGTTACAGTGGGATCCAGTTTGGTTTCCTATGCTCCTGTTTGTCCCTCAACAGGAGCTGGCCTCAATTTAACTGTTCGGTCTCTGAAGAGGAATTTTGAGCTTCCCACTGGAGCTGTCTTTCTCTAAGTTGTTTATTTTTAGCTGCAACCAATGAGGGGTTGGATTCACCTTCACAGGTTGCTGCGATGGGCCATCTTCACCGCACTGAAAGCAATACCAAGGCTGGGGCTTGCTGTTAGGCTTGTGGCTTGAACTTGGCTGCTTCACAGGCTTCCCgttattttgttttgtgttgGCTTCACTAGGAGCTAGTAGGTCTTGATAGTAGGTCttctggggggggggttgatttCATGTCTTGAGGTTTGTGAGCTGACTTTTAAGTTCAGCTGTTTTTGTAAATGCTCAGTTTCACTGGTATCCTCAGAGGAAGGACTAAGACATGCTTGCTGCAGGTGGGGCATTACAAAATGCTTGGAGGCACCAGAGAAAGTGGCTTAGCAGCACCAAGGTGTTGTTTCATGCAAGTTACTTTTGCTTCATGCTTATCTTCTTGAATGTGAAGGAGGAGCAACAATTCAGCAAATGAAGGTGGTTTGCTTTTCTTCTGTTCCAGCTGGAGGTCCGTTATCAGAGCGTTGTCCCAGCAACCTTGGCAGAACTGCCTCAGAAGATGACGATTGAGTTCATCAGCTGGAACACCGCCTCTTTTCATGGTCGTGCTCAGGGTAACCTGTAACCTTTGCAAGTAGCTGGACGGCTTCTCACCATTGTTTTGCAGGGTGCCCATGAATTTGGCAAATAGCTCGTCTCCATCTTCAACTGTGCCATAACCGGAGTCTAACAGCTGAAGGTAATCAGTGGCTGATGCTTGAGGACTCAAATGCTTAGTAAGGTCTGCAGCTGGTGGTATGACATATTTTTATGACGTCTTATTCTGGTCGCAAACTGGTTGAAAAAGGACGTTTATTTTATGTAATTTTACTGACCAGAGTATGACATATTTTTCTGACCACCATACGACCAGTTGGTCATAATTGTGACCACTATATTATGTGCTATATTATGTATCCTACTGGTCATAGTTAAGACCTCATCATAACCTGGTAATAACAACCTGTCTACAGCTTATTACCAATACTTGCTAGCtacctggccatccagaatcacaacaacacccGGGCTTCTGCCCCAATGAATCACACTCATCGTTTTCTTGAGGTTGTCAGCTAACTCATCTATAGGCCTAAGCAGGAAACTACAATGGGCAAGCGAGCGCATGacccactcttccaccacaaTTTCCCTTCTACCCACTCCTTCCTCGTCCTCTCATCCATGCTGGACCAGAACCCTCCAGGGGGAAAGACTTATAGGGGCGCAACCACTACAATCAGTGACCTTTGGGTTTACTAGGCCTATGTGCACACCTGGATATAGCATTGGCCTGGATACATGGATATAGTATTGAGCTGGATATAGCATTGACACCAACACAAACTGTAAACAATAACGCCTGACTGCACTGCATTGCATTAGCCTATATAGATATAGCCAGTTAGCCACATGCTAACTCATCCTGCACATTTAATTAAACAATCTTGTGTTTGCTCAGTCAGAGAATTGTGTGTTATGTCACCCAGTGTCACCCAGTGTTTGGAAAGGCTTGGAAGTTGTGCAGATGACCACTATTATTGGTCCGTTTTAGTCCAGGTTCATAGCGGACACTAACTCGTTAAAAGTTAAGCTATGCTAGCTCAGTACTAGTAAGACATTTTACGTAGACATTTAGagcacactcttatccagagctacttacaggagcaattagggttgtgCCTGGCTCAATGGCACATTAACAGATATTTCACCTAGTCAgtttggggattcaaaccagccatCTTCCGgtcactggcccaacactctaagcCGCTAGGCCACTTAGTCATATTTTTCCAAAGTGACTGACAGGATAGTTAGTAGATAGTCTTCATTTTAATTTCCTGTAGTCCTTGCTAATGTTGAACCCACAACCTTAGTGATGCCAACATTACCAACTGAGATACAAGACCTAGGTGTAGCTGACTGTCCCTGTCAGTTTACCTATCACAAAACCAAATCCGTAAAAAGGTTGTTCTGTCACCATCAGTTCATGCAttcctttttaaaatgtattataagTAGTATAAAGCAGAACCTGACTATGGTGTTTCCAGATTAACATTTTGAACATTATGTGATGATGTTGCAACAGTGCAAATCGTTTTCTGTTGCTCGAGTGACAAAATGTCTCAGTTGCCCTTACTATTTAAAAATAAAAGCTTTAACAATTTTACAGGAAACAGTTACAGTCATCAAGTCACAAATATTATTCCACCTCTGGTTATTATGCCAAGTAAACGTTAACAACAAaccaaaaataataatacaattaggACTTtagatttttaaatgtattttaaagtTATTAAAAATAGATCATTCATCTAAAGTTAtttgcttagctagctagatagaggACTCTTATTTTAGCATAGGCAATTCCATTGAGTACTTTCACTATTTTGAAGTAATCAACTGAGTGGGAattcctatgggttaaggaattGAGGATCCTATAATTCCATCTAGGTCATTAGGATgtatcagccaatgaattatacttgtGCTGAAACATTGCATAACTGCAGGTCGCAGTAAACCCGGCAACATTGGCTTTATagctgttcaaacaacacactctaggtggcagtatgcaccttttcagtttgtttgccaactcatagaaatagtagaagaaaatggactacttcaaaatggagatggcctccaTGGCGCTGCCCGTGCTCagaaaagaggaagaggaaggcccAACTCGGAggaaaatctgtctccctccagcaggtggcgtttttCCGTTGTTTTGCCCATCAAGCAAGgtatttttgtatggaggtcaatgacaGCGTGTTGAATTTATTGACAATTAaaggcttatttgctacgtgaggtttatttgatctaatagaagTTGTATAATGCATAAGTTGTTACGGTGTACTGATGACACGTGACATcacggcaactttgagaaaaaaacacTATATAGGAGTTGTCTTgagatggctatgcatattcatgggatgaagctagtagcatagcatctctctctattgaACACAGGCAGCTGACGTCAACACCCTCATTGAATATTTAGAAAATGATTACAATAATGAAATATATCTACCAATCCAAAGAAAGGGATCCCATCGTTAGGGCGGAGAGACATACATTGTCGGTATACCAATAATATTTTCAGTGCTCTCACAGATGCCATAATGGGATAGATACTGTACAATGATGCGATGTCTATATAAGTCTATGGTTGCCACTGGTTGATGATGTAAATTGTAGGCGCCAGTCAATTCGCATCGACCGGGATGGCGACGAATCAACCAAAGCGAGGAAGTGAGAACGATGATTGCTCTTTTCTCCCTTTGGTTCATGACATTATTAAATGGTACGTCTTTAATTTGACATGTATTTCTATAGTGTGTTTATTACCGGGGAGAGTTGATGCATATATTTGTCCTGGTTTGGTAGGACCATGTTgtgaagctaacgttagccagcttgcTAGTTGCAGTTCAATAGTCTAATCTTGAGAAGCAGCAACAATTTGGTTAAATTATGTTCAAGTActttgtaaaaaaataatatgCTTTAAATAACGTGTACTTCTTTGACCATCTATGTCGAAAGCATGGACAAAGATAGTCAAGATGTCCATCAAGAACTGGTCAAGTTTAAGACAAGGATTCAGGAAGCGCGCGAGCAGATCGGAGCCATGTCCGGAATTGACAGGAGCCTGTCGGAGCAGCAGCATGAACTAGAGACGCTGCGGGAGCAAGTCCGCACCAAGAATCAGTTACTGCAGAAATACAAGAGTTTGTGTATGTTTGAGGTTCCCAAAGCGTCGTGAGGGATATTTGTCATTCCTAAAGAAACGAACTGAATTCAGGAGACACTTGGAGAGGGACACACATGTActgaaaattat
Above is a window of Salmo salar chromosome ssa03, Ssal_v3.1, whole genome shotgun sequence DNA encoding:
- the med9 gene encoding Mediator of RNA polymerase II transcription subunit 9, coding for MATNQPKRGSENDDCSFLPLVHDIIKCMDKDSQDVHQELVKFKTRIQEAREQIGAMSGIDRSLSEQQHELETLREQVRTKNQLLQKYKSLCMFEVPKAS